A window of Terriglobia bacterium genomic DNA:
AACTCCACCGACCAAATGATTCCTCAGTCCGATACCATGGCGACGTTGGATGTGCTGTACCAGCTGAATCCCCATGTTCAATTTCTGGGAGAATCTTCGCTTTCCAAATTTTCCGGCTCCCCCGACACCGAGCATCGCGACGGAATGGATCTCTCCTATCTGTTTGGCACCAAGATCAAGGGCGTGCGGGGCAGTGCGGAAGTCACCTGGCAGAGGATGGGGCCCAATTATCTTCCGCTCAACTTCTTCAATCTGGGAGATCGCGAAGGACTCTTCAGCTCCGCGGATTATCAGGTGAATCACAAGCTGTCTTTGTACGGGGCGTTCAATCGTTTCCACACCAATCTGCTCGATTCTCACACCCAGACCGGACTTCAAGTCAACAACCAGTTCATCGGGGCTCGGTATGTTTTGCTCCCTCACAGCACCCTTAATATTCGTGTAGGGAACGCCGGGGTCGAATCCAGCGCGTTCAGTCCCAATTTTGTTTCCACTCACAGCCACACCCTGGACCTCGAGTTCCTTCAACAGTTTCGAGCCTGGCGGTTCCTGGCGCGTTACATGGACAGCCGCGACCTTGATTTCACCACCGCTTTCCAGCACAGCTTGCGCCAGCGGGTGGAGTTCGAGGTGCGCAGGACGTGGAAGAACGGGACCAACCTCTGGGTCTCCGGTGGCACGCTGCGCGAGGCGCAGCAGCAGGTGGAGGACAACAAACACTTGAGCCTGGTGGGAAGCGCCGGATTCACCTGGAACGTGCGACCCACTTTGTCGTTCTATTCGGAGCTGAACTGGAACCAGGATGTGGCCGTGGTGCGGACCTCGAGCTTCAACAACACTTCATTAAACAGCGGCGTGAGTTGGGCGCTCCCCCACGGAGTCCAGTTTTCGGTGAACGGCCAGTACAACCGCTCCAGCAACAAGATCAACCTCCTGGACTTCTACACGCTGTCTCCCGACAATGTCAGCGACCTCCAGAACCTCCTGCTCAACCAGCAGCTCAACCGGTACCAGTTCACCTTTAGGATCCAGAAGACCTTCCGGTGGGGAGAGCGCCCTCAGGAAATCCTGCTCAGAGAATCAGGCGCTTCGGCGCTGGCGGGCCGACCTCATGATTTTGGAAACATCGCGGGACTGGTCTTTAACGACCTCGACCGGAACAGTCTGAAGGACAACAAGGAAACGGGCGTTTCCAACGTTACGGTCGTTCTTGACAAGCGGGTGAAAGCTTCGGTGGATGAGCAGGGCCGGTTTGAATTCAAGAATGTCCCGGTCGGAAAGCACACCGTGGAGTTGGATCTGCTCACCCTGCCGGCGACCTTCGACGCCGGGGCCAATACCCGGGTGGCTGTCAACGTCGCGAAACGCGCGACCGCCGATGTTCAGTTTCCGCTGTTGGAACTCGGAAAGGTTTCGGGAAAGGTCGTCCTCGTGAACGGGATGGACTCCAATGGTCTTCGTAAGGAAATTGGAGAAAGCAAAGTCCCTGAACTGCCGGGGACGAGTATCATCATCCTCCTGAATGAGACTTACAAGGTAACCTTTACCGATGGGGACGGAGAGTTCGAGTTCAGCAACATCCCGAGCGGTGAGTACCGCGTCCGCATCGATCGCGGCACGCTGCCCGAGTTCTCTTCAGTCGATTCCGAGGAAGTGCAAGTGGTTCGAATTGCACCCGGCGAGAAGCTCTCCAACCTAAAGTTTGTGGTCAAGCTCAATCCTCGCCCGAATCGCCGTCTCCTGGTGGCGTCCCAGACCATGCCGCAACCTCCGAAGGCGGAGCCTGACACAACCGCCGTCGTCAACTCCGGGGCGAGAAAACGAGTCCGGTCTGAAGTGGCACAGAATGGAAAGTCGCCCGCAGAGAATCGCACTGGGAAAGCGACCTCAAGTGTTTCGGCGCTCGCGGGCGGCAATGGACCCACTCTCGAAGACATCGATCGGTGGTCGAAATCAGCGCAAAACGGGATCGTGATCCATAAGGTCCGGACCGGGGAAACCCTCGAGATTCTGGCGCTGAAGTACTACCAGACGAAAACGAAATGGACGCTGATCTTCAATGCCAACAAGGATCAGATCGGCGCCTCCAAGAAATTGCAGCCCGGCCAGGAGTTGAAGATCCCGGTGGAGCCGGAGCCGGTCTCGAGACTGAATAGGACGACAGGTCATGGCCCCGCAAGGGTTCACGTGGTCCAGCCGGGAGAAACACTCGGAAGTCTCTCCATGCGATATTACAAGACCGAGACCAAGTGGAACCTGATCTATGAAGCGAACAAGGCGCAACTGGCCGCTTCCAAGATTCTTCGTGTCGGACAGAAAATAACGATCCCTGTCGACCCCGAATTGGCGAAGGCGGTGGCTCCTGATAAGAATGTGAACACCTCGAGTACTCTGGGAGCGTCCTCCGCCGACTCTTCCGCTGCCCCCGCGCCCTCGCCCGGCACCGGGAACGATCCCCCCTCGCACTGAAGAAGATCACCTGCTTCTCTGATTGACGGATCGGCGATATCCGTTTTCCCATCTACAGCCTTTCCATTCCCGAACGAAAAGAGAAAGGCTCTTTCCATCTTTAGTGACCTGGGTTTGCTTCCAGCTTCCGACCTGCACGGCTTGATCGCCATTCACCCAGATCTTCATATCCGGATTGAAATCAAAGGCCGAAATCGTGAAGTTCGTCACGGCCGCCGTCCATACGCGCTTGAGGCGCGGAAATCCCACCAGGGGTCCTTCATTGATGTCGTAATAGATGTTGCTGGGATCCTTATCGAAAATTTCATCGAGAATCGAGAGATCCTTGGCCACAATGGCCCCGGTAAACTTCTTCGTTTTCTCCTGGATGGCCTGTTCCGGATCTTGCCCAAAGGCTGGGAGAGCCACGAGCATCACCAAAAGTACTGTGAAGCATGTCTTCCTCATGTTGACCTCCAGATCAAAGGGATTTCAAGAATCTAAGGGGTGGCCTCTGGAGACTCTCCCGAGCGCTTCAAGGCCCACACGATTTCTTCAATAACGTCCGGGTCGTCTTCTCTTTGTTGTTGAACCCGCACCGCCTCGATTCCTTCGACGGTGCCGATTTCGCTCAGGGCCCAAACGGCGTGTTGCCGGACCAGGGGCTCTGGATGAGAGAGCGCCCGAGCAAGAACCGGAACCGCTTCGGCCGAATGGCTGTTTCCAAGGGCGACGGCGACATTGCGCAGGAAGCCTGCATATCGGGCACGCTGGATGGGGCTCTCTTTGAAACGGCGGTTGAATTCTTCCTGGGTCAGGGTCAAGAGCTCTGCCAGCCGCGGGGTGAGATTGCCGGCGGCGGGTCGGAAGTGCGGATCCGCAGTCGGCACGGCGAACCGGTTCCAAGGGCACACTTCCTGGCAGTCGTCACAACCGAAGATGCGGTTACCGACGAGACGACGAAACTCGCGGGGAATGGGGCCCCGCAGTTCGATGGTCAGGTAAGAAATACACCTTCGGGAATCAACCACGAAGGGGGCGACAATGGCGCGTGTTGGACAGGCTTCCAGACACCGTGTGCAGGTCCCACAGAAGGTTTTCTTGGTGCTGTCTGCCTGAGACCGCTGCTGCCGGGCAGAGTCTGATCTGGGTTCTGCCCTTCTGCCCACCCTGGAGGGACCGATGGCTGGGTGTTGGAACGGCGGATCGTAAGCGCTCTCCTCAAACGAGTGCGTCGAGAGTATCTCTCCCACAAAAATCCAGGAGCCGATCTCCGTGGTGATCAAATTTGCGTTCTTGCCGATCCATCCGATCCCGGCGCGCTCGGCCCACCATTTGTCGAGTACTGGACCGGTGTCTACATAGGACAGAAATGAGGCACGGGGGAGAAGGGACGAGACAAACGTTTCAAGTTCGCTCAGCTTCTGTTTTACAGTGAGGTGGTAGTCTCGCCCCCACGCATAGCGCGAAATGACGCCGGTGTCGCTGTCGCCTCTGTTGTTTTCCGGGGAATAGTAGTTGATGAGGACGGAAAGGACCGACCGGGCATTTTCCAGGACAACCCGCGGATCGATGCGCCTCTCCGGCGCGCGGCTCATGTACTTCATCCCGCCTTGAAACCCGTCTTCCAGCCATTTGAGAAATCGCTGCTGCGAGAGCGCATCGATGGGCTCCGCCCGTGTGATGCCGCATTTGAAGAAACCAAGCTCTCTTGCCCGGGTCTTTATTTGTTGCGAAATGCTCACGGGAGGATATTAGAGGTTTTCAAAAAAATCAGCGAATTCTGTGGCGCACCGGAAAGGTCCGAGAGAGCTTCCGTGACCGGAAGCGTCCCCCGGAGGACGTCGCCCTTCAGCCAAAAACCCATTTAATACTTCGGTACGGTTGGATCGACCTGGTCACTCCAAGCCAGGATGCCTCCCTTGAGATTCTTCACCTTGGCAAATCCCGACTTGCGGAGAAAATCACACGCCTTGGCGCTCCTTATCCCGCTTTTGCAGTGCGCCACGATCAGATGGGCTGAATCCAGCTCGTTGATGCGCACGGGAAGGTCTCCCAGGGGTATGAGGTGAGAGTTGGGGATTCGGCAGATCTGGAATTCATGGGGCTCCCGGACATCGAGGATGAACACCGGGTCATTGCGGTCGATCATTTGCTTCAGGGTGGGTGCGTCGATTTCAAAGTCAGAGTGTGCAGACATTTCCTGGTCCTTTGCTTTTTGTTGTGGAATTCCACAGAATTGTTCGTAATCGATCAAACGGTGGATGGAGCGATTCTTTCCGCACATGGGGCACTCCGGATCCTGGCGCAACTTCAACTCGCGGAACTTCATCTTCAGCGCGTCGAACAACAGCAGTCGCCCGGCAAGAGTGTCTCCTTTTCCCAGAATCAACTTGATCGTTTCATTGGCTTGAATGCATCCGATGATCCCCGGGAGAACCCCTAGAACGCCGCCTTCGGCACAGCTCGGTACCAGTCCCGGCGGAGGCGGTTCGGGATACAAACAGCGGTAGCAGGGCGCATCCGGCATTCCAAAAATGGACGCCTGACCCTCGAAACGGAAAATGGAGCCGTAAACATTGGGTTTCCCAAGCAGGATGCAGGCATCATTCACCAGATAGCGTGTTGGAAAGTTATCGGTTCCATCGACGATGATGTCGTAATCCTTGAAAAGATCGAGGGCATTTTCGCTGGAGAGTTTGATTTCATACCCCACGATTTTGATCTCCGGGTTTATCCCCTGGAGCCGCTCCTTGGCGGACAGCAGCTTGGGCCGCCCGACATCTGCCGTCGAATGGATGACCTGGCGCTGGAGGTTAGTGAAGTCGACGACATCAAAGTCGACGATCCCGAGGGTCCCGACCCCGGCGGCCGCCAGGTACATTCCCAATGGGGCTCCCAAGCCCCCGGCGCCGATGGTGAGGACTTTCGCGGCCTTGAGCTTCAGCTGGCCTTCCATTCCGACCTCGGGAATGATCAAATGCCGGCTGTAACGCAAGATTTCATCGTTCGACAATTTCATCTGCCTGGCAGACTCGGCGATGGCGTCCGCCACCGCGGAAGAACCCCCCGCAATCGACGGGATGATGGAAATTGTCTCGCCCCCGTTAAGCGGCGTCGCCTCTTTTTGAAGGTACCGGATATCATCGTCGTTCACATAGATGTTGATGAAGCTGCGCAGCTTCCCGTCGTCGGTGTACAAATGTTTCTTCAAGTCGCCGTATTGTGTTGTTAAAGAACGCAAGGCGTCACTTACCGTCGGAGCGTCCACCTCCACCGAGTCCTTCTTACCCGCATACGGGCGAAGGGGGGTGGGGATCAGAATCTTTACTGCCATAGGTTTATCTCCAGTTAGCGAACAGCTGTCAGCTGATCGCTTCTCTCTCAAATCTCCATCAATCTCTCAGACTCAAATCTTTCTCGCGCGACATCAGTTTCCCAACACGTGACCTCTTTCGGCTGACCCTGGTCTACCGAGACGATCACATAGGAGTACCCGCTGCTTGCCACGCGCAAATCATACTTCGAGGGAGCGGCGGGGTGATCCGGATGGGAATGATAGAACCCTATGATTGAGAGGGAACGTGAACGGGCCCGCTTTTCTGTTTCGAACAAGTCTCGCGGATCAATCACATACCGATTGCGCAGTCCCCGCTCATCCTCATCAATACCCAAGGCCGCAGCGGTCTCCCTTTCAAAACTGTTGGGCAGACGGACGATTTCTCTCACTTCCTTGTCCCCATTCCCGTCAGCGAGCCCTACCAGGGCGCCACAACACTCATTGGGATAGGTCTCACGAGCATGCTGTCTGATGCCCTCGAGTTGTTCCGCTTTTACCTTGAGAGTCATTCCGGTCCACTCAATAAGGATTCCACACCTGAACATCACCCGTTGAGGCGTCGCATCAGCCTCGGCTCAGTTTGTCCCTTGAATCAACCCGGGTTCGTCGTCGCGCCCGGGCGGTGCGTTACCTTCAAATATCCTCGTCCCAAAACCTTTCGCTCAGGTACTTGTCACCGCCATCGCAGAGGATGGTCACGATGACCCCTTCTGAGACGCGCTTAGCCACTTCCAAAGAAGCCACAATCGCGGCCCCGGAAGAGATCCCGATAAACATGCCCTCTTCGCGAGCGGCCCGCTTCACCATACGATAGGCTGCTTCGGTTGAGATCTGCAACTCCCCATCCGCCAGGCTGCGGTCATAAATTCGGGGCACAATAGCCGTGGCCATGTGCTTCAACCCCTCCAGCCCATGAAAGGGTGAATCCGGTTGGAACGAGATACACTGGATGGCGGGGTCGAACTCCTTCAGACGACGGCTGGTTCCGACGAAAGTCCCGCTGGTTCCGAGCCCCGCGACAAAGTGAGTGACGCGATGGTCCGTCTGTTCCCAGATTTCGTTGCCCGTGGTCTTGTAATGCGCCCGCCAATTAGCCTCGTTGTCGTATTGATCCGGATAGAAATATAGATCCGGACTTTGCGCAAAAAGTTTCCTTGCCATCCGGATGGCGCCATCGGAACCCTCTTGGGGGCTGGTCAGAACCAGTTCTGCCCCATAGGCCTTGAGGATCCGTTTTCGTTCTTCGCTCGCATTCTGCGGCAGGCACAATCGGACCCGGTACCCTTTGACGGCGCAAATCATGGCGTAGGCGATCCCGGTGTTTCCTGAAGTCGCATCCAGGAGGATTTTTCCCGGCTTCAGTCTCCCGCTCCGCTCCCCTTCGAGGATCATGTTCAGGGCGGGGCGATCCTTCACCGAGCCTCCCGGGTTAAACCACTCCGCCTTCCCATAGATCTCCACCGCTGAGGGCAATTCACCGGCGACGCGCGTCAGGCGGATGAGGGGGGTCGCTCCGATTCTCGAGAGCAGGTCGGCCTGTGTCACCGGTTTTTCAAGATCAGTCACTCGCGTCATAGCTCCCGAGAATCCTCCGGGAAGAAACGGGGAATGAACACCTGTCTCCTCGTCCCGCCAGGGCCTTCGGGGCACCCCGGACAGGGGTAGCCCGCATGCTCACTTCTGAAAACGGACATTATAACATGCCACTCCGCAGAACCCCGTGTAATAATTTGTAAGCCGACAGAGGGGCATTCGTAAACACTGCGGCTCACTGAATCGTTGTCTTGGAGGGTTGAACGTTCGATGGCGGGGTAAGTGAGGCGTGATGGTGAATCAACAGCCAGCCCTCGTCCCGGTGCATAAAGAGGTTCGTGGAAAAGGCTTGAGCGGTTTCCACGCCCTCGCCGAAGCGGTTGGTTATATTCTCAAGACAGCACACCCAGGCCAGAATACCCTCAATTCTCACGGTGACGAAGCTCAGTTGAATGCGGATTTCACGAGTGTGACGGAAAATGCGCTCCCAGCTTTCGGAAATGTTGTCCCAGCCGACAATCAGGCCCCAGCCGGGGTGGACACACTTGACCCAGTCCTCGTGCAGCCAGACTTCGGACATTTGAGAGAGGTCCAGCGCTTCGAGCGCGCCGTAAAATCGCTTATTCACCTCGAGAACCTGTAATTCGTTGTCGCTTGTCAAGAGTGCTCCCTTTTTTTCGGCGGGCGTAAGAAAATTGATCCTTCCACTCCACCGACCCGGGCTGAAAGCGGGTTTAACGGGGAAATCGCGAGGCGACGGATATCCTTCCCTCAAGGATCTTGATAGGGTCAGACAAAGATTCCTGCAGAATTGCGTTCCGAGTTTCGAACTGCACCCCGGGACTTGCGGCCGGCGCACGCCCCTCTCCCCCTGCCCCGATGACTCAAGCTGCTTTCCTCCATTATGCAGAACCTTAGATTTTAGTTAAAGTACAAGGTCTTTGCAATTGTCTTTCTCGAACGCCGGGCTGGCGGTTCTTCATGTCGGCATGACAATCTTGCAGCTGACTGCCGGCGAATGGTTCTGAGGGAGGGGCCTACTGCCGTCGAAAGGTCCTTTGAAACCTTTTGGTTCGGAAGGACGAACTTCAACAGGGAGACTTAAGGGAATTAAGCCCTCCCCGATCGAAAATCAGCGAAGCGTGGTTGGTTCCACGGTCTTTTTCAGATACGATTCAATGCTGGGAACATAAAGCTATGCGGCCTGGAAAGATATCTATTTACCTGATGTACGCCACGATCTGTTTCATCTGGGGATCGACCTGGCTGGCGATCAAGCTGGGCCTGGACGGGGTTCCGCCGCTGGTGGGAGCCGGGTTCCGCTTCGCCGTGGCGGGCTTGCTATTCCTGGTTCTGATCGTATCGCAAAAGCTATCCTTGAGATTGAATGGGGCCAGTCTCCGGTTGATCGCGATGGTGGGGGTGATGAATTTCGGCCTCTCTTACGGATGTGTCTACTGGTCGGAACTTACCATTTCCAGCGGACTGGCCTCGGTGCTGTTTTGTGTCTTTCCGTTCTTTGTGGCCCTGCTCGCCCATTACTGGTTTGACTTGGAATCATTGAGCTTGAAAAAGATTCTAGGGATTGGGTTCGGGTTTGCCGGAATTGTCGTCATCTATGCCGACGAGATCCAGTCTTCCATGGGTTCTCTTCGGGGGATGCTCGCCATGTTCGTGGCCACCCTGGCCTCCAGTATTTCCCTGGTCTATCTTAAGAAATACGGGTCGGAGTTAAACACCCTCGTCTTGAATTTCTATTCCATGGTTCTGGGAGCAGTTCTCCTGCTCCTGACGTCCCGCCTGTTGGAGCAGGGGCAGGCGATTCGCTGGTCCGGAAAGAATATTTCCGCCCTCCTTTATCTCGCGGTCTTTGGTTCCGTGGTGGCGTTTACGATGTATTTTTACTTGCTGAAACATTTGAAGGCAACCCAGATGTCTTTCGTGACCTTTATTTATCCCATCCTGGCTTTGCTGCTCGGCTCGTGGTTTCTTCATGAACGGTTGTCGAGGAATCTGGCGGTGGGGGCGGCGATGGTCCTTGGGGGAATTTTCATTTCAAATCGAGCCAGCCCGGCGGGAGCTGTGGAGCGTGTCAAGAGCGGGGAAGGGGATTCAGCGGGCTCTTAAGCTCATTCAGGTTTAGCGTTTGACTTCGATGGTGGGTTCACTTACAATGAGTTGATTGAACTGGAGGGCGATATGCCAGGAAAGCTGGGTCTGCCGGAATTACTGCTGATTCTCCTCATCGTCATATTGATTTTTGGGGGCAGGAAGATCCCAGAGATCGGCAAAGGGATTGGCGAAGGAATCAAGAATTTCAAGGACGCGATGAAGAAGGGCGATGAGAGCCCGACTGAAAAGAAATAAGTTGTCTTCCTCCCCGATTGTGACCAATCATTTGAAAGAGTTGCCTATTCCAGCCTCCATGTTTTCTGCAGAGAGAGATATGTAAGGGGAATTGCCCTCCGCTCGGTAGATGAGGGAGAACCATTCCCGAAGACGAATAGATCAAGTGCCGGTGAGTGTCATTCTCACCGGATTTTTTTTTGCCTGGGAGAAGGGACGGAATCGGTCAATCATGTTTGATTCATCTTTGGGAGGAAGGTTGAAGGCGGGACTTACTCCTGCTGACGAACATAGATGTCGCGGGCGATCTCAGGTTCGAGTGCCACCTGGGTCTCTTCGCACTGCAAAACGACGGAGGGGGATTTCTGAAAGAGCTTGACGGTCACGCCGGGAGAGATGCCGAACGCCGATAGCTTCTGGAGCCGTGGAAAATTGCGTGTGTTGATGTACGCGATTCGGCCGGTTCCGCCGATGTCCAGGGCGGTCAGGGGGAGCA
This region includes:
- a CDS encoding LysM peptidoglycan-binding domain-containing protein, translated to MTTNGKTSSQSRRRTPGFICAAVMVCLLLAPAQVLRGEEAGGATVQFQFNNNATGATSSILNNPLFSLAIPGYTNADLRVDTYQFIPNWGLLKTSFDVANTNDSLRPSRGMLELSDYHLGEWKFDIAAGDQPFAAYNIDFGLNSLFNPFAYLRGGRVTTSTDHVSFTVFGGRTAAMNGFFGESLRLSEESIMGARGVFTPSSKLKIGASLVHTSAPENSTDQMIPQSDTMATLDVLYQLNPHVQFLGESSLSKFSGSPDTEHRDGMDLSYLFGTKIKGVRGSAEVTWQRMGPNYLPLNFFNLGDREGLFSSADYQVNHKLSLYGAFNRFHTNLLDSHTQTGLQVNNQFIGARYVLLPHSTLNIRVGNAGVESSAFSPNFVSTHSHTLDLEFLQQFRAWRFLARYMDSRDLDFTTAFQHSLRQRVEFEVRRTWKNGTNLWVSGGTLREAQQQVEDNKHLSLVGSAGFTWNVRPTLSFYSELNWNQDVAVVRTSSFNNTSLNSGVSWALPHGVQFSVNGQYNRSSNKINLLDFYTLSPDNVSDLQNLLLNQQLNRYQFTFRIQKTFRWGERPQEILLRESGASALAGRPHDFGNIAGLVFNDLDRNSLKDNKETGVSNVTVVLDKRVKASVDEQGRFEFKNVPVGKHTVELDLLTLPATFDAGANTRVAVNVAKRATADVQFPLLELGKVSGKVVLVNGMDSNGLRKEIGESKVPELPGTSIIILLNETYKVTFTDGDGEFEFSNIPSGEYRVRIDRGTLPEFSSVDSEEVQVVRIAPGEKLSNLKFVVKLNPRPNRRLLVASQTMPQPPKAEPDTTAVVNSGARKRVRSEVAQNGKSPAENRTGKATSSVSALAGGNGPTLEDIDRWSKSAQNGIVIHKVRTGETLEILALKYYQTKTKWTLIFNANKDQIGASKKLQPGQELKIPVEPEPVSRLNRTTGHGPARVHVVQPGETLGSLSMRYYKTETKWNLIYEANKAQLAASKILRVGQKITIPVDPELAKAVAPDKNVNTSSTLGASSADSSAAPAPSPGTGNDPPSH
- the queG gene encoding tRNA epoxyqueuosine(34) reductase QueG — encoded protein: MSRYAWGRDYHLTVKQKLSELETFVSSLLPRASFLSYVDTGPVLDKWWAERAGIGWIGKNANLITTEIGSWIFVGEILSTHSFEESAYDPPFQHPAIGPSRVGRRAEPRSDSARQQRSQADSTKKTFCGTCTRCLEACPTRAIVAPFVVDSRRCISYLTIELRGPIPREFRRLVGNRIFGCDDCQEVCPWNRFAVPTADPHFRPAAGNLTPRLAELLTLTQEEFNRRFKESPIQRARYAGFLRNVAVALGNSHSAEAVPVLARALSHPEPLVRQHAVWALSEIGTVEGIEAVRVQQQREDDPDVIEEIVWALKRSGESPEATP
- the moeB gene encoding molybdopterin-synthase adenylyltransferase MoeB, which translates into the protein MAVKILIPTPLRPYAGKKDSVEVDAPTVSDALRSLTTQYGDLKKHLYTDDGKLRSFINIYVNDDDIRYLQKEATPLNGGETISIIPSIAGGSSAVADAIAESARQMKLSNDEILRYSRHLIIPEVGMEGQLKLKAAKVLTIGAGGLGAPLGMYLAAAGVGTLGIVDFDVVDFTNLQRQVIHSTADVGRPKLLSAKERLQGINPEIKIVGYEIKLSSENALDLFKDYDIIVDGTDNFPTRYLVNDACILLGKPNVYGSIFRFEGQASIFGMPDAPCYRCLYPEPPPPGLVPSCAEGGVLGVLPGIIGCIQANETIKLILGKGDTLAGRLLLFDALKMKFRELKLRQDPECPMCGKNRSIHRLIDYEQFCGIPQQKAKDQEMSAHSDFEIDAPTLKQMIDRNDPVFILDVREPHEFQICRIPNSHLIPLGDLPVRINELDSAHLIVAHCKSGIRSAKACDFLRKSGFAKVKNLKGGILAWSDQVDPTVPKY
- a CDS encoding M67 family metallopeptidase, giving the protein MTLKVKAEQLEGIRQHARETYPNECCGALVGLADGNGDKEVREIVRLPNSFERETAAALGIDEDERGLRNRYVIDPRDLFETEKRARSRSLSIIGFYHSHPDHPAAPSKYDLRVASSGYSYVIVSVDQGQPKEVTCWETDVARERFESERLMEI
- a CDS encoding cysteine synthase family protein, whose amino-acid sequence is MTRVTDLEKPVTQADLLSRIGATPLIRLTRVAGELPSAVEIYGKAEWFNPGGSVKDRPALNMILEGERSGRLKPGKILLDATSGNTGIAYAMICAVKGYRVRLCLPQNASEERKRILKAYGAELVLTSPQEGSDGAIRMARKLFAQSPDLYFYPDQYDNEANWRAHYKTTGNEIWEQTDHRVTHFVAGLGTSGTFVGTSRRLKEFDPAIQCISFQPDSPFHGLEGLKHMATAIVPRIYDRSLADGELQISTEAAYRMVKRAAREEGMFIGISSGAAIVASLEVAKRVSEGVIVTILCDGGDKYLSERFWDEDI
- a CDS encoding nuclear transport factor 2 family protein, with product MTSDNELQVLEVNKRFYGALEALDLSQMSEVWLHEDWVKCVHPGWGLIVGWDNISESWERIFRHTREIRIQLSFVTVRIEGILAWVCCLENITNRFGEGVETAQAFSTNLFMHRDEGWLLIHHHASLTPPSNVQPSKTTIQ
- a CDS encoding EamA family transporter is translated as MRPGKISIYLMYATICFIWGSTWLAIKLGLDGVPPLVGAGFRFAVAGLLFLVLIVSQKLSLRLNGASLRLIAMVGVMNFGLSYGCVYWSELTISSGLASVLFCVFPFFVALLAHYWFDLESLSLKKILGIGFGFAGIVVIYADEIQSSMGSLRGMLAMFVATLASSISLVYLKKYGSELNTLVLNFYSMVLGAVLLLLTSRLLEQGQAIRWSGKNISALLYLAVFGSVVAFTMYFYLLKHLKATQMSFVTFIYPILALLLGSWFLHERLSRNLAVGAAMVLGGIFISNRASPAGAVERVKSGEGDSAGS
- the tatA gene encoding twin-arginine translocase TatA/TatE family subunit — protein: MPGKLGLPELLLILLIVILIFGGRKIPEIGKGIGEGIKNFKDAMKKGDESPTEKK